One genomic segment of Bacteroides caccae includes these proteins:
- a CDS encoding glycoside hydrolase family 88 protein, translating to MKVGSSIIAFLGLMAVCSCSAPKSEMSTLVNNSLQIATVQSKLMAENLLNEEEKLPRTIGKDGKLMTSKAKWWTSGFFPGVLWYLYEVNQDDSLKMYAENYTKRIENEKYTTDNHDVGFMLYCSFGNGLRLTSNDEYKQVLLQGAESLSTRFRPQVGCIRSWDWNQKVWEYPVIIDNMMNLEMLMWASKNSDNPKFAEIAKSHADVTMKHHFRPDYSSYHVISYDTISGQPEKKNTCQGYAHESCWARGQGWALYGYTMMYRETGQEKYLQHATNVARFIMNHPRLPEDKIPYWDFDAPGIPNELRDASAGALMASAFIELSQYTEGDFSKQCLSVAETQLKTLSSPEYLAEPGTNCNFILKHSVGNNPGKAEVDVPLTYADYYYVEALVRYKRDILKEKLH from the coding sequence ATGAAAGTAGGTTCATCTATTATTGCATTTTTGGGACTGATGGCAGTTTGTAGTTGTTCAGCTCCCAAAAGCGAAATGAGTACTCTTGTGAATAATAGTTTGCAAATAGCGACTGTTCAATCAAAGTTAATGGCTGAGAATTTATTGAATGAAGAGGAGAAATTGCCACGTACTATTGGTAAGGATGGTAAACTGATGACTTCAAAGGCCAAATGGTGGACAAGTGGTTTTTTCCCTGGGGTATTATGGTATTTGTATGAGGTGAATCAAGATGATTCCTTGAAAATGTATGCAGAAAATTATACCAAAAGGATAGAAAATGAGAAATACACAACAGATAATCACGATGTGGGATTTATGTTGTATTGTAGTTTTGGTAATGGATTGCGTCTGACAAGCAATGATGAGTATAAACAGGTATTGTTGCAAGGAGCGGAATCATTGAGTACTCGTTTTCGTCCACAAGTCGGTTGCATACGTTCATGGGACTGGAATCAGAAAGTGTGGGAATATCCGGTAATTATTGATAATATGATGAATTTAGAGATGTTGATGTGGGCTTCCAAGAATTCCGATAATCCGAAATTTGCGGAAATAGCCAAGTCACATGCAGATGTGACGATGAAGCATCATTTCCGTCCGGATTATAGCTCATACCATGTGATTTCTTATGATACGATCTCGGGACAGCCTGAAAAGAAAAACACTTGTCAGGGATATGCTCATGAATCATGTTGGGCACGTGGCCAGGGCTGGGCATTATATGGCTATACAATGATGTATCGTGAGACCGGGCAAGAGAAATATCTGCAACATGCTACGAATGTGGCTAGATTTATTATGAATCATCCTCGTTTGCCTGAAGATAAAATTCCATATTGGGATTTTGATGCTCCTGGTATTCCCAATGAACTTCGTGATGCTTCTGCGGGAGCATTAATGGCCTCGGCTTTCATCGAACTTAGCCAGTATACTGAAGGTGATTTCTCAAAACAATGTCTTTCTGTTGCCGAAACACAGTTGAAGACTTTGTCATCGCCGGAATACTTGGCTGAGCCTGGTACAAATTGTAATTTTATTCTGAAACATTCAGTAGGTAATAATCCGGGTAAGGCAGAGGTTGATGTACCGTTAACTTACGCTGATTATTATTATGTTGAAGCTTTAGTACGTTATAAAAGAGATATTTTAAAAGAAAAACTTCATTAA
- a CDS encoding sulfatase, which produces MSSIQSFYFVGVITLVSSAHVYGQKKDKMNVLFIIADDMRPELGCYGIEDIVTPHIDRLAEQATVFQNAYCNIPVSGASRASLFTGVYPCYPERFTAFDANAEKDCPKALSLPECFKKNGYYVISNGKVFHNITDHARSWSEYPWRVYPDGYGKDWAEYNKWELWQNEESSRYIHPKTLRGPFCESADVSDTTYIDGRVAQKTIADLRRLKEMKVPFFLACGFWKPHLPFNAPKKYWDLYQREKIQLASNPYRPKALPKQVTSSGEIRGYGKFTTTKDEAFQREAKHGYYACVSYIDAQIGLVLDELERLGLAESTIVVILGDHGWHLGEHGFWGKHNLMNHATRAPLIVRVPHCKGGKAGGVVEFVDIYPTLCELCKVPVPEGQLQGKSFVPILQDSEKRIKEYAFVQWQGGYNIVSERYSSAIWLKGDSVVGRMVFDRQSDVAENENKVGSVSLSEEIKELETQIRIKKLQLEK; this is translated from the coding sequence ATGAGCAGCATTCAATCATTTTATTTTGTAGGTGTGATTACTTTAGTCTCTTCTGCCCATGTTTATGGACAGAAGAAAGATAAGATGAATGTTTTATTTATCATTGCTGATGATATGCGGCCTGAATTGGGGTGTTATGGAATAGAGGATATTGTGACTCCTCACATTGATAGATTGGCGGAGCAGGCTACGGTCTTTCAAAATGCATATTGTAATATTCCTGTGAGCGGGGCTTCCAGAGCGAGTCTGTTTACAGGAGTATATCCTTGTTATCCGGAACGTTTTACTGCTTTCGATGCTAATGCAGAGAAAGATTGTCCCAAGGCACTTTCGCTTCCGGAGTGTTTTAAGAAAAACGGATATTATGTTATTTCCAATGGAAAAGTTTTCCATAATATAACCGATCATGCCCGTAGTTGGTCAGAATATCCGTGGAGAGTATATCCTGATGGTTACGGTAAGGATTGGGCTGAATATAATAAGTGGGAATTGTGGCAGAACGAAGAGTCTTCCCGTTATATCCACCCTAAGACTTTGCGAGGACCGTTCTGTGAATCGGCTGATGTCTCGGATACAACTTATATTGATGGTAGAGTAGCGCAGAAGACGATTGCAGATTTAAGGAGATTGAAAGAGATGAAAGTACCTTTCTTCTTGGCATGTGGCTTCTGGAAGCCACATTTGCCGTTCAATGCTCCTAAGAAATATTGGGATTTATATCAAAGGGAGAAGATTCAGTTGGCATCGAATCCTTATCGACCTAAAGCATTGCCGAAGCAGGTTACTTCCTCCGGTGAGATTCGTGGATATGGGAAATTTACGACAACAAAGGATGAGGCTTTTCAGCGAGAGGCAAAACACGGTTATTATGCATGTGTGAGTTACATAGATGCGCAGATCGGTTTAGTACTTGATGAACTTGAACGCTTGGGATTGGCAGAGAGTACGATAGTAGTGATATTAGGAGATCATGGCTGGCATTTGGGTGAACATGGTTTCTGGGGAAAACATAACCTGATGAATCATGCGACCCGTGCTCCATTGATTGTCCGTGTGCCTCATTGTAAAGGCGGAAAAGCTGGGGGAGTTGTAGAATTTGTGGATATTTATCCCACATTGTGTGAGTTGTGTAAAGTTCCGGTTCCTGAGGGGCAATTACAGGGAAAAAGCTTTGTTCCTATTCTGCAGGATAGTGAGAAGAGGATAAAAGAATACGCTTTTGTTCAATGGCAAGGTGGGTATAATATTGTTTCGGAGCGATATAGCAGTGCTATATGGTTGAAAGGTGATTCTGTTGTAGGTCGGATGGTGTTTGACCGCCAATCGGATGTTGCAGAGAATGAAAACAAAGTGGGTTCTGTCTCATTAAGTGAAGAGATAAAAGAACTGGAAACTCAGATAAGAATAAAAAAACTTCAATTAGAAAAATAA
- a CDS encoding glycosyl hydrolase: MIQRLSFWIMMIVCSVMVSGQEYDGYYTNPILPSGADPWVVKHEGWYYYCCGVPGGIGVSRSRDLHKINPPVRVWKAPEKGQWNSTCIWAPELHFWKGKWYIFYAGGYSGPPFIHQKTGVLESVTSDAMGEYIDKGMLFTGDVLGDWKNNRWAIDMTLLEHKGQLYAVWSGWENSEPTDKTQQHLYIAKMENPWTMASGRVKISSPDRYYEQGELPLNEGPQILKHGKDVFVVYSCGQSWLDTYKLSYLRLKDPDADLLDPKSWIKSDKPVFEGTDQVFGVGHASFTTSPDDREHYIYYHTKKERKPGWKRDIRLQKFTFDASGVPCFGKPLPVSEKLPLPSGTAHPVKVKPMSELEKDFTQLSSTARPYTYWFWMNGNITKEGITKDLEAMHRIGIGGVFNLEGGTGIPKGPVTYLSPEWSELKAHAIKEAARLGIDYVMHNCPGWSSSGGPWITPEYSMQKLTWSETEVAGGKRVDTLLLRPVTELGYYRDIAVLAFPSFKNGKPVGFSDWQLLNNSVFNHRGKIGIQTYDKEQVIRLEDIIDLTNQVDSLGRLNWEAPLGNWTVIRLGHTSTGRKNCAAPDTGVGLECDKFSKQAIQLHFNKMMDLLYPLIKPYVHQIQIGLEIDSWEVGMQNWTSGFEGEFCERTGYDLIKYLPAMTGKIVGSKEMTERFLWDIRRVQADLLADNYYGEFRNLCNQYGLVSYCEPYDRGPMEELQIGSRVDGVMGEFWNGLSAIFQNNLMMRRTTKLASSIAHINGQKVVGAEAYTSEPESGRWQEYPFALKAVGDKAFTEGINRMVIHRYAMQPHPDAAPAMTLGPWGIHFDRTNTWWEPGCAWINYLNRCQTLLQEGLFVADFAYFTGDNIVGYTKVHRRDLNPVPPEGYDYDLMNTETLLNRAWVERGRLRLPDGMNYRVLVLQEQSHITLGLLRKLRNMVEQGLIIVGARPQQTVGLQSYSVIEEKEFEELCDELWGKAATTVVDRSVGKGRIFWETSLNLEQVLEKIQLRPDFEVSTDSISAPIRYIHRQIGEADVYFVANQQRTSKELICNFRVKGKIPEFWNPVSGERTRAMVYQTNEETISVPVQLEAYGSVFVVFRSDLPEQKAIRSIHKDGKCLIDASAISTEEWKQAAYPDIRDNFSISLWVKPESDAMLNIDNPMGYIPYPWTEYYAIYPSGGELLYGAGHATCGLAVGRNGVAVWENEKGYPEFKMGVEKPISGWSHICLVYREGAPHIYINGEHIAYKTKSLQTIHPGLNFTTLKEGASYYNGDMSVPVLFSKVLSDKEISQLVAKGYTRNTDERILDWIPYADTRSLLAWSDGNYEFVTSDGIKREVKVEKTGSPVMINQKWEVSFPKGLGAPEKISLPKLFSLHRHEDEGVKYFSGTATYKTNFVVKPSMMSEDRVVFLDLGAVEVMAEVIVNGVNKGIFWSRPYLIDVTDVLKPGENTLEIKVTNQWTNRLIGDEQLPEENEYVPGGGVNGIAALSRGAIRKLPDWYRNGVNKPEGGRVAFTTWKHYRKDSPLIESGLIGPVRLIPAKKIEFE; this comes from the coding sequence ATGATACAAAGATTATCTTTCTGGATAATGATGATTGTCTGTTCGGTGATGGTGAGTGGGCAAGAATATGACGGATATTACACAAATCCTATCCTGCCTTCGGGTGCTGATCCGTGGGTTGTAAAACATGAAGGATGGTATTATTATTGCTGCGGGGTGCCGGGTGGCATCGGAGTTTCCCGTTCTCGTGATTTGCATAAGATAAATCCTCCTGTACGTGTTTGGAAGGCACCGGAAAAAGGGCAATGGAATTCGACTTGTATTTGGGCACCCGAACTTCATTTCTGGAAAGGTAAATGGTATATTTTTTATGCGGGCGGATATAGCGGTCCTCCTTTTATTCACCAAAAGACGGGCGTGTTGGAATCTGTTACATCAGACGCAATGGGCGAGTATATCGACAAAGGAATGCTGTTTACGGGGGATGTTTTGGGAGACTGGAAAAACAATCGCTGGGCGATTGATATGACTTTGTTGGAGCATAAGGGACAATTGTATGCTGTCTGGTCCGGTTGGGAGAATAGTGAACCGACTGACAAAACTCAGCAACATCTTTATATCGCAAAAATGGAGAATCCTTGGACAATGGCTTCCGGAAGAGTAAAAATATCGTCACCGGACCGCTATTATGAACAAGGAGAGTTGCCATTGAATGAGGGACCGCAGATTTTAAAACACGGGAAAGATGTGTTTGTTGTTTATTCCTGCGGGCAATCATGGCTGGATACATATAAACTTTCTTATTTGCGTCTGAAGGACCCGGACGCAGATTTGTTAGATCCGAAAAGCTGGATTAAAAGTGATAAACCTGTATTTGAAGGTACCGATCAAGTATTTGGGGTAGGGCATGCCAGTTTTACAACTTCTCCTGATGACAGGGAACATTATATTTATTACCATACGAAAAAAGAGAGAAAACCTGGTTGGAAACGGGATATTCGTCTTCAGAAGTTTACTTTTGATGCATCTGGCGTTCCATGTTTTGGGAAGCCGCTTCCGGTAAGCGAGAAACTTCCTTTGCCTTCAGGCACTGCTCATCCTGTAAAAGTTAAGCCGATGAGTGAGCTGGAAAAAGACTTTACCCAATTGTCTTCGACTGCCCGGCCTTATACATATTGGTTCTGGATGAATGGAAATATCACAAAGGAAGGCATTACAAAGGATCTGGAGGCGATGCATCGTATTGGGATAGGTGGTGTTTTCAATCTGGAAGGGGGAACTGGAATTCCAAAGGGGCCTGTTACTTACTTAAGTCCGGAGTGGTCGGAATTAAAAGCACATGCTATAAAAGAAGCAGCTCGTTTAGGCATTGATTATGTGATGCATAATTGTCCGGGTTGGTCGTCAAGTGGTGGTCCTTGGATTACTCCTGAGTATTCAATGCAAAAATTGACTTGGAGTGAGACTGAGGTGGCAGGCGGTAAACGGGTGGATACTTTATTACTCCGGCCGGTAACGGAATTAGGATATTATAGAGATATAGCTGTGTTAGCTTTCCCTTCTTTCAAGAATGGTAAACCTGTGGGCTTTTCTGATTGGCAGTTATTGAATAACAGTGTTTTTAATCATAGAGGGAAGATCGGTATACAAACGTATGACAAAGAACAAGTTATTCGCTTGGAAGATATTATTGACTTGACGAATCAGGTTGATTCTTTGGGACGTCTGAATTGGGAGGCACCTTTGGGAAACTGGACTGTCATCCGTTTGGGACATACTTCTACCGGAAGAAAAAACTGTGCAGCTCCGGATACAGGCGTGGGGCTTGAATGCGATAAGTTTAGCAAACAGGCGATTCAGCTTCATTTTAATAAAATGATGGATTTATTGTATCCACTAATCAAACCTTATGTTCACCAGATTCAGATAGGACTGGAGATAGATAGTTGGGAAGTCGGTATGCAAAACTGGACATCCGGATTTGAAGGTGAGTTTTGTGAAAGGACCGGATATGATTTGATTAAATATTTGCCGGCTATGACAGGTAAGATTGTAGGAAGCAAAGAAATGACAGAACGTTTCTTATGGGATATTCGTCGTGTACAGGCTGACTTGTTGGCAGATAATTATTATGGTGAATTTCGGAATCTATGTAATCAATATGGGCTGGTATCCTATTGCGAACCTTATGACCGCGGACCAATGGAAGAATTACAAATAGGCTCACGGGTAGATGGAGTTATGGGAGAGTTTTGGAATGGGTTATCTGCTATTTTCCAGAACAACTTGATGATGCGGCGTACTACAAAATTGGCGTCTTCGATAGCTCATATCAACGGTCAGAAAGTGGTGGGTGCCGAAGCATATACTTCTGAACCTGAGTCGGGAAGATGGCAGGAATACCCATTTGCTTTGAAGGCTGTTGGTGATAAGGCGTTTACAGAGGGGATTAATCGGATGGTGATTCATCGTTATGCAATGCAACCTCATCCGGATGCTGCTCCCGCTATGACTTTAGGCCCTTGGGGAATACATTTTGACAGAACTAATACCTGGTGGGAGCCGGGATGTGCCTGGATAAATTATCTGAACCGTTGTCAAACTCTATTGCAAGAGGGACTATTCGTAGCTGATTTTGCATACTTTACAGGTGATAATATTGTAGGATACACGAAAGTGCATAGAAGAGATTTGAATCCGGTACCACCGGAAGGATATGATTACGATTTGATGAATACGGAAACGTTATTGAATAGAGCTTGGGTAGAACGCGGGCGTTTAAGGCTTCCGGACGGAATGAATTATCGTGTATTGGTTTTACAGGAACAATCGCATATTACGTTGGGTCTATTGAGGAAACTGCGGAATATGGTGGAACAGGGATTGATAATTGTCGGTGCCCGTCCGCAACAGACCGTAGGGTTGCAATCTTATTCAGTTATTGAAGAAAAAGAGTTTGAAGAACTTTGTGACGAACTATGGGGAAAGGCCGCAACTACAGTGGTGGATCGTAGCGTAGGGAAAGGTAGGATTTTCTGGGAGACCTCTTTGAACTTGGAACAAGTACTTGAGAAGATTCAGTTAAGACCTGACTTTGAAGTGAGCACAGATTCAATTAGTGCCCCAATACGTTATATCCATAGGCAGATAGGAGAGGCGGATGTTTATTTTGTTGCTAACCAGCAACGGACTTCGAAAGAGCTGATTTGTAACTTTCGTGTGAAAGGAAAGATTCCTGAGTTTTGGAATCCTGTATCAGGTGAAAGAACACGGGCTATGGTATATCAAACGAATGAAGAAACCATATCGGTGCCTGTTCAACTGGAAGCGTATGGTTCTGTGTTCGTCGTCTTTCGTTCTGACCTTCCTGAACAGAAGGCTATTCGTTCTATTCATAAAGATGGGAAGTGTCTGATAGATGCTTCTGCTATATCAACCGAAGAATGGAAGCAGGCGGCATACCCTGACATAAGAGATAATTTCTCAATCTCATTGTGGGTGAAACCGGAATCAGATGCCATGTTGAATATAGATAATCCAATGGGATATATACCGTACCCTTGGACGGAATATTATGCAATCTATCCGTCGGGCGGTGAACTGTTATATGGCGCAGGACATGCCACTTGTGGACTGGCTGTAGGTAGAAATGGAGTTGCGGTATGGGAGAATGAGAAAGGATATCCTGAGTTTAAAATGGGAGTGGAAAAACCTATTTCCGGTTGGAGCCATATTTGTCTGGTTTATAGGGAAGGGGCTCCGCATATTTATATCAATGGAGAGCATATAGCTTATAAGACGAAGTCTTTGCAGACAATTCATCCTGGATTGAATTTTACTACTTTAAAAGAAGGAGCTTCCTATTATAATGGGGATATGTCTGTTCCGGTATTGTTTTCTAAAGTATTATCAGATAAGGAGATTTCTCAATTGGTAGCCAAAGGATATACAAGAAATACTGATGAGCGTATATTGGACTGGATACCTTATGCGGATACCCGCTCTCTGTTGGCATGGAGTGATGGGAATTATGAATTTGTTACATCGGACGGTATAAAAAGAGAGGTAAAGGTTGAAAAAACAGGAAGTCCGGTGATGATAAATCAGAAATGGGAGGTTAGCTTCCCGAAAGGGCTGGGAGCACCGGAAAAAATAAGTTTGCCCAAATTGTTCTCTTTGCATAGACACGAAGATGAGGGCGTTAAATATTTTTCTGGTACAGCTACTTATAAAACTAACTTTGTTGTGAAACCTTCTATGATGTCTGAGGATAGAGTTGTTTTCCTTGATTTGGGTGCAGTAGAGGTGATGGCGGAGGTGATTGTCAATGGAGTAAATAAAGGGATCTTTTGGTCCCGTCCGTATTTAATTGATGTCACTGATGTGCTGAAGCCGGGTGAAAATACATTGGAAATTAAGGTGACTAATCAATGGACGAATCGTTTGATTGGGGATGAACAGTTACCGGAGGAGAACGAGTATGTACCCGGAGGGGGAGTAAATGGAATTGCTGCTTTGAGCCGTGGGGCTATCAGAAAGCTACCGGACTGGTATAGAAATGGAGTAAATAAACCGGAAGGCGGAAGAGTGGCATTCACTACTTGGAAACATTACCGGAAAGACTCGCCATTGATAGAATCGGGGTTAATAGGTCCTGTTCGGCTGATTCCTGCGAAGAAAATAGAATTTGAATAA
- a CDS encoding metallophosphoesterase, which yields MKKHLRLAALLATTILVLSSCSTQKQVRLVLLPDIQTYSRLYPDILRSQTQWAVEHADSIDFVLQQGDMTDHNIDKEWAVAASTLNMMDDKVPYAFVMGNHDLGKNSNKRDSQLFNNYFPYAKYSKMKNFGGAFEEGKMDNVWYTFKAAGIKWLILCLEFGPRNNVLDWAGEVVKKHPHHKVIINTHAYMYSDDTRMGEGDRWLPQKYGLGKDTGENAVNNGEQMWDKLVSKYPNILFVFSGHVLNGGVGTLVSIGEQGNKVYQMLANFQDGVKGTNRGQTGFLRIVDIDVKKKQVKVDTYSPYLKEYKTDAKNRFSFEGVNFK from the coding sequence ATGAAAAAACATTTGAGATTGGCAGCTTTATTGGCTACTACAATTCTGGTATTGTCAAGTTGCAGTACACAGAAACAGGTCAGATTGGTTTTATTGCCGGACATACAAACTTATTCACGACTTTACCCGGACATTCTGAGATCGCAGACCCAGTGGGCGGTGGAACATGCAGATAGTATTGATTTTGTTTTACAGCAAGGGGATATGACGGATCACAATATTGATAAAGAGTGGGCGGTGGCAGCTTCTACCTTGAATATGATGGATGATAAAGTTCCTTATGCTTTTGTTATGGGAAATCACGATTTGGGAAAAAATTCGAATAAAAGAGATTCCCAATTGTTTAATAACTATTTTCCTTATGCAAAATACAGTAAGATGAAGAATTTCGGAGGTGCGTTTGAAGAAGGGAAAATGGATAATGTATGGTATACTTTCAAAGCTGCCGGAATAAAATGGCTAATTCTTTGTTTGGAATTCGGGCCTCGTAATAATGTACTTGATTGGGCGGGAGAGGTTGTGAAGAAACATCCGCATCATAAGGTGATTATTAATACGCATGCGTATATGTACTCAGACGATACGCGTATGGGAGAAGGAGACCGTTGGTTGCCGCAGAAATATGGTTTGGGAAAGGATACCGGTGAGAATGCGGTGAATAATGGTGAGCAAATGTGGGATAAGTTGGTGAGCAAATATCCCAATATCCTCTTTGTCTTTAGTGGACATGTTTTGAATGGCGGTGTTGGGACGTTGGTTAGTATAGGCGAACAAGGTAATAAGGTATATCAGATGTTGGCTAACTTTCAGGATGGAGTGAAAGGAACGAATAGAGGACAAACCGGTTTTTTACGTATTGTAGATATAGATGTGAAAAAGAAACAGGTAAAAGTGGACACTTATTCTCCTTATTTGAAAGAATATAAGACTGACGCTAAGAATAGATTCTCATTTGAGGGAGTTAATTTTAAATAA
- a CDS encoding glycoside hydrolase family 127 protein, with protein sequence MDMIMCERIVAKTSVRMLLSLLLIFGSVNPAMSVLRKGETSLGTSFESYFPLKEIRLSDGPFLDLQQKGKEYLLWLNPDSLLHFYRIEAGLSSKAGPYAGWESQDVWGAGPLRGGFLGFYLSSVSMMYQSTGDRELLRRLKYVLKELKLCQEAGKDGFLLGVKGGRELFREVASGKIKTNNPTVNGAWAPVYLINKMLLGLSAAYTQCDLKEALPILVRLADWFGSQVLDKLTDEQIQQLLICEHGSINESYVEVYELTGQKRFLDWARRLNDRAMWVPLSEGKDVLFGGHANTQIPKFTGFHKYYMFTGDRAFLLAATNFWNIVKQNHTWVIGGNSTGEHFFSKKEFIDRMLHISGPETCNSVNMLRLTEALFMQQPDATKAAYYERTLFNHILSAYDPVKGMCCYFTSMRPGHYRIYASRDSSFWCCGHTGLESPAKLGKFIYSHKVTNRHQEKDIRVNLFIPSILSWKEEGVELIQQSRIPESEQVDLTLNLKKKQKLILRIRKPDWTDKATFIINGEEEQPLLGSDGYWIIDRVWERKNVITLRLPMHIYTENLTGTDRYVALLYGPYVLAGRMGKENLPTTFWGKMNNTAMNKMDMAKVPVFREPVERIPTHVEVVSGEPLKFGINLKGFEHIVLEPFYKVHFERYAVYWPITH encoded by the coding sequence ATGGATATGATAATGTGCGAACGTATAGTAGCCAAGACATCTGTAAGAATGCTATTGAGCTTATTGCTAATCTTTGGCTCGGTGAATCCTGCTATGTCTGTGTTACGAAAAGGGGAGACATCGCTGGGGACGTCTTTTGAAAGTTATTTTCCATTGAAAGAAATACGTTTGTCAGATGGTCCTTTTCTTGATTTGCAACAAAAAGGCAAAGAATATCTTCTTTGGCTGAATCCTGACTCTTTGCTTCATTTTTATCGGATTGAAGCGGGATTGTCATCGAAAGCCGGACCTTATGCCGGCTGGGAGTCGCAAGACGTATGGGGAGCAGGCCCGCTTCGGGGTGGATTTCTTGGGTTCTATCTTTCTTCCGTATCGATGATGTATCAATCTACAGGCGATAGAGAGTTGCTGAGACGATTGAAATATGTGCTGAAAGAATTGAAGCTATGTCAGGAAGCCGGTAAAGATGGCTTCCTGTTAGGTGTGAAAGGAGGCAGGGAACTATTCAGGGAAGTAGCCTCAGGAAAGATAAAAACGAATAATCCTACGGTCAATGGTGCTTGGGCACCTGTTTATCTGATTAATAAGATGCTGCTCGGGCTTTCTGCTGCTTATACACAGTGTGACTTGAAAGAAGCGTTGCCGATATTAGTACGGTTGGCCGATTGGTTTGGTTCTCAGGTATTGGATAAGTTGACTGATGAACAGATTCAGCAATTATTGATTTGTGAACATGGTTCGATTAATGAGTCTTACGTTGAGGTTTATGAGTTGACGGGGCAAAAGCGTTTCCTTGATTGGGCCCGCCGTTTAAATGATCGGGCTATGTGGGTTCCTTTGTCTGAAGGAAAGGATGTTTTATTCGGGGGGCACGCCAATACACAGATCCCGAAATTTACGGGTTTCCATAAATATTATATGTTTACCGGTGATCGGGCCTTTCTTCTTGCGGCGACTAATTTCTGGAATATTGTGAAGCAAAACCATACTTGGGTAATAGGTGGTAATAGTACCGGAGAACATTTCTTCTCTAAAAAGGAGTTCATTGATAGGATGCTCCATATCAGCGGACCGGAAACGTGTAATTCCGTAAATATGTTACGTTTGACCGAAGCTCTGTTCATGCAGCAACCGGATGCGACTAAGGCGGCATATTATGAAAGAACTTTATTTAATCATATCTTGTCAGCCTATGACCCGGTGAAGGGTATGTGCTGCTATTTTACTTCCATGCGACCGGGGCATTATCGTATTTATGCTTCACGTGATAGCTCTTTCTGGTGCTGTGGACATACAGGGCTGGAAAGTCCGGCGAAGCTGGGTAAGTTTATTTATAGCCATAAAGTGACGAATAGGCATCAAGAAAAGGATATAAGAGTGAATCTGTTTATTCCTTCCATTCTTTCTTGGAAAGAAGAAGGAGTCGAGCTTATTCAGCAAAGCCGGATTCCGGAATCCGAACAAGTTGACCTTACATTGAATCTAAAGAAAAAGCAGAAACTGATTCTGCGCATTCGTAAACCTGATTGGACTGATAAGGCTACTTTTATAATTAATGGAGAAGAAGAACAGCCTCTGCTTGGCAGTGATGGGTATTGGATTATAGACAGAGTGTGGGAGCGGAAGAATGTGATTACACTACGACTTCCGATGCATATATATACAGAGAACTTAACAGGTACCGACCGTTATGTTGCATTATTATATGGGCCTTACGTGCTTGCCGGGCGTATGGGAAAGGAAAATCTTCCTACTACTTTTTGGGGAAAGATGAACAATACGGCTATGAATAAGATGGACATGGCAAAAGTCCCGGTATTCAGAGAACCTGTAGAACGGATTCCAACTCATGTGGAGGTTGTTTCAGGAGAACCATTGAAGTTTGGTATAAACTTGAAAGGTTTTGAGCATATAGTGCTGGAACCTTTTTATAAAGTTCATTTTGAACGTTATGCGGTATATTGGCCGATAACTCATTAG